CTGACTGGAGGTCGTCGTCCTTGTCGGCAAGGCCGCCCAGAAGGCCTGGGCGATCGCCAAGCCTCCGCTTCCACGCTCCATCGCCGTGCTGAGGTGTCCCCACCCAAGTCCGCAGAACGTCAACACCCGGCCCGCAGCGAGGCAGGAGATCCTCGACGCCTTCGCTGACGCGGCGGCGCGGCTGGTGGCGTCGGACGCGAGTCGAACGACGTGCCCCTCCTGCGGCACCGGCGGGGTGCCGGAGACCTCGCACCTCGCGGGAGGGACCTACGTCTGTCCCCGCTGCTCGCGAACGTGGTCCGGGCCGGCCGCAGGGTGAGCCGCGAGTGTTGCCCTGGCCGCCCGTCGGAGGCCACAGCTCATCGCCCGGAGGTCTCGCGACGGACCTATGTCAGCTGGCGACGCAGCACCTTGAGGCGCGAGCGCACTGGACTGGGCGACATACCCATGAGGTTGAGCGGCGGATCAAGGCGCTTCAGTACGTCGTCCTCCAGCGCGGCGAGGCTTGACCGGTCCTTCCACCCGAACGTCGCGACCCGCAGGTGCGTGTGGATCCAGCTCGTCACTGCTCGGTTGCTCATCGCGTCAAGCTTGCCGGGCCGCTCGAGACGGAGGTCGAGGGGGATGAAGAGCACAGCAGAGAGCGTCTTGCGGAACGTGCTACTGGAGATGTTGCCGCGAAGGTGGTTTCCCCGGATTCGCGACTTCAGCGTGGCGGATCGCTCCACGCCCGCACGGCTCGAG
This portion of the Actinomarinicola tropica genome encodes:
- a CDS encoding GIY-YIG nuclease family protein; protein product: MDPPTAIDSAVGHLGDEKNARPASTFPVGHADVDLPGLYSWWVDDAGRRALGTVFDTELPGLIYGGQAGASSSRAGVERSATLKSRIRGNHLRGNISSSTFRKTLSAVLFIPLDLRLERPGKLDAMSNRAVTSWIHTHLRVATFGWKDRSSLAALEDDVLKRLDPPLNLMGMSPSPVRSRLKVLRRQLT